From the Ilumatobacteraceae bacterium genome, the window CGGCGCGGCGATCTTGATCATCGCGATTTCGCTGCGGGCTTTCTTGTTGCCGACCGTGTCCATCAGGTGGGCGGTCTTGAGGGTCAACAGGCGGGTCTGCTCGATTGCGATCCGCGACTCGGCGATCCGTTCGAGCGTCACCGACTGCTCGGACACCGCACGGCCCCAGGTGACCCGGTGCTGGGTCCGCCGGCACATCATCTCGAGTGCCCGCTCGGCCAGACCGATCAGCCGCATGCAGTGATGGATGCGGCCCGGGCCGAGGCGACCCTGGGCGATCTCGAACCCGCGCCCCTCGCCGAGCAGCATGTTGGTCGCCGGCACGCGCACGTCGACGAAGTCGACCTCGGAGGCCCGATCGGGCATGCCGTAGAAGTTGAACACCGGCAGCGGACGCATCACGTCGACGCCCGGTGTGTCTTTCGGCACGAGGATCATCGACTGCTGCCGGTGACGATCGGTGCTGTCGGGGTTCGACTTCCCCATGAAGATGATGACGTCGCACCGGGGGTCGGTCGCGTTGGTGGTGTACCACTTGCGGCCGTTGATCACGTATTCGTCGCCGTCGCGCACGATCGAGCTCTGGATGTTCGTCGCGTCGCTCGACGCGACGAACGGCTCGGTCATCGCGAACGACGAGCGGGTCTCGCCGGCGAGCAGCGGTCGCAACCACCGCTCCTGGTGCTCCGGCGTGCCGTAGCGGGCGAGCACCTCCATGTTGCCGGTGTCGGGCGCCGAGCAGTTGAACACCTCAGGTGCGAGGTGTGAGCGGCCCATCACCTCGCAGAGCGGCGCGTACTCGAGGTTGGTGAGGCCAGGTCCGTGCTCGCTGTCGGGGAGGAACAGGTTCCACAGACCGGCCTCGCGTGCGAGCGGCTTGAGTTCCTCGACGACCGGCCACACCGCCCACGGGCCCAACTCCGCCGACTCGGCGAAGTAGCGGGCCTCGTTCGGATAGATGTGTTCGTCCATGAACGCCTCGAGCCGCTCCCGCAGCTCGCGCGTGCGGGCGTTCTCACCCAGGTCCATGGGCGTCGGGCCCGTCGTCGTGTCGGTTGCCATCACGTGTCGTTCACCGTTCGTTGGTCGCCATCGGGGGGTCGGGGGTGTGCGTTCCGGCGCGGAGGCTCTCGATCCACTGTTCGCGCGTGTCGACGCGGACGGTGGCGATCGAACGTGCCATCTCGCTGTCGCCGCGTTCGAAGGCATCGAGCAGCATGCGGTCGTGCGCGAGCGCCACTTCTCGTCGCTTCGGAGAGGTGAGCCAGGCGCGTCGGAGGTTCTCGTCGCGGAGCTGGATCGCGGAGAGGATCGAGCTGAGTGTCTCGTTGCCGGTCGCGTCACCAACCAGCGCTTGGAACCGTCGTTGGAGGCGTGCGACCTCGGCGGGGTCGGTGGCGGCCTCGAGTTCGTCGATCACCGCGTGCATCCCGGCAAGTTGCTCCGGGGTGACGCGCTGGGCGGCGAGCGCCGTGGCGGACGGGAGCAGCATCCGACGAACCTCCAGCACCTCGTCGACGCCGTGGGTCTGGAGCAGTTCCATCGCGAACGACAGACCCGACAGCAGCTCACTGGGTGCCAGGCTCGTGACGTAGGTGCCGTCGCCGCGGCGGACGTCGAGGACGTTGATCTGCTTCAGTGCCCGCACGGCCTCGCGCAGCGAGCCGCGTGAGACGCCGAGTTGGTCGGCCAGCTCCTGCTCGGGTGGCAGCCGGTCGCCCGGACGCAGCTGGCCGGATCCGATCATCTGCCGGATGCTGTCAATCGCTCTCGTGGTGACGCCCATGCCACTTCTCCCGTCTCGTGATCGCCGCCCAGCGTGCCATATGGAACGCTCCGTGCTCGTTGGGTCGTGGGAGCGTCATCGGCTCCGAGTCCCATTCGTGAACGACCCGCCGCACCCCGAGGGCTGCGGCGGGTCGTTCGACATCATCGGGATCAGCCGGCGTCGCCGGTCGCCAGTGCGCTGACGTCCTCGAACTCGCCGTCGATCGGGACGACCTTGCCGTTCTCGAGCCGGCTGTACACCACGCTCCGGTTGAAGAGGCGGTTGTACCCCTCGAGGCCGTCGGTCCACTCCTGCGTGAAGTCGAGCACCGGCACCATGCCGTTCAGGTCGAGGCTCGACGTGGTGTTCGCCGCGTTGTAGAACGACTCGGCGGTGATGTCACCGTCGATCGTCTCGGCGATCTGGGTGAACCCGACGAACGCGGCCCACGTGCCCATGCCGCCGAGCGAGTTGTAGTCCAACGCCGTCGTGTCGATGCCACCCTCGTCGAGCGCCAGGCGGTACTCAGCCCACGGCTCGGTCGAGATGTCGGGGTACATCCCGACGATGATGTCGCCGTCGGTGGCCTCTTCGGCGCCCTTGGCGGACACTTCGTTCAGGTTGCCCTGCGGACCGTACTGCCGGGCCTCGGTACCCGACTGGGCCCAGGCGGTGTTCCACGTGATGTAGGGCGTCTCGGAGATGACGGCGACGACGCAGTCGGCATCGGTGGTGGCCTGGGCGACTTCGGCCGAGTAGTCCTGCGCGGTGGGGGGCAGGATGATCGTGTTGCCGAAGCTCATGCCGAGCGCGGTGATCGCGTTCTCCATCGGCGGGATGAACACCTGCGCACCGTCGATGATGACGGCGTTGATGCTCTCACAACCGTCTTCGACCGCCTTCTTCACCTCGCCGACCGCGTACATCGGCTGGTTGCCGATGTTGAACGAGTACGGGCTGGTGAGCTCCGCCGGTGTGATCGGACAGCACGCGCCGAACCAGGTGATGCTCGATTCGGCGATGACGGGGACGATGCTCTCGGCGAAGTACGTGAACGAGCCGACGATCGAGACCATGCCTTCCTCGACGGCCTGGCGGGCGCAGGTCGTGGCGATCGCCGGGTCGAACTGCTCGTCGCAGACGGTGACCTCGAGCGGCCGGCCGGCGATGCCGCCCCGGGCGTTGATGAAGTCCTGGTAGAGGTTCGCCGTGTTGGCGATGTTCTGGTAGGTCGGTCCGGCGGCGTTGAGCGTGGTGACCGTCATGACCTTGAGCGGTTCGCCGGTCGGCTCGGTCGAGTCACCGGTCGACTCGGCGGTGGAGTCACCGGAATCCGTCGTGTCGTCGGATG encodes:
- a CDS encoding acyl-CoA dehydrogenase family protein → MATDTTTGPTPMDLGENARTRELRERLEAFMDEHIYPNEARYFAESAELGPWAVWPVVEELKPLAREAGLWNLFLPDSEHGPGLTNLEYAPLCEVMGRSHLAPEVFNCSAPDTGNMEVLARYGTPEHQERWLRPLLAGETRSSFAMTEPFVASSDATNIQSSIVRDGDEYVINGRKWYTTNATDPRCDVIIFMGKSNPDSTDRHRQQSMILVPKDTPGVDVMRPLPVFNFYGMPDRASEVDFVDVRVPATNMLLGEGRGFEIAQGRLGPGRIHHCMRLIGLAERALEMMCRRTQHRVTWGRAVSEQSVTLERIAESRIAIEQTRLLTLKTAHLMDTVGNKKARSEIAMIKIAAPTMACKIVDWAIQAFGGAGTNNDFGLAAAYATARLLRLADGPDEVHRNQLGRYELRRHADLGPIEPHIEYTPDWA
- a CDS encoding GntR family transcriptional regulator; this translates as MGVTTRAIDSIRQMIGSGQLRPGDRLPPEQELADQLGVSRGSLREAVRALKQINVLDVRRGDGTYVTSLAPSELLSGLSFAMELLQTHGVDEVLEVRRMLLPSATALAAQRVTPEQLAGMHAVIDELEAATDPAEVARLQRRFQALVGDATGNETLSSILSAIQLRDENLRRAWLTSPKRREVALAHDRMLLDAFERGDSEMARSIATVRVDTREQWIESLRAGTHTPDPPMATNER
- a CDS encoding ABC transporter substrate-binding protein — translated: MSRGPAQRTRSLRAIVAPLIALALVASACGGDDDTAEPADDTATAGDSAEPSDDTTDSGDSTAESTGDSTEPTGEPLKVMTVTTLNAAGPTYQNIANTANLYQDFINARGGIAGRPLEVTVCDEQFDPAIATTCARQAVEEGMVSIVGSFTYFAESIVPVIAESSITWFGACCPITPAELTSPYSFNIGNQPMYAVGEVKKAVEDGCESINAVIIDGAQVFIPPMENAITALGMSFGNTIILPPTAQDYSAEVAQATTDADCVVAVISETPYITWNTAWAQSGTEARQYGPQGNLNEVSAKGAEEATDGDIIVGMYPDISTEPWAEYRLALDEGGIDTTALDYNSLGGMGTWAAFVGFTQIAETIDGDITAESFYNAANTTSSLDLNGMVPVLDFTQEWTDGLEGYNRLFNRSVVYSRLENGKVVPIDGEFEDVSALATGDAG